A portion of the Flavobacterium magnum genome contains these proteins:
- a CDS encoding sigma-54 interaction domain-containing protein produces MESVQAIKQKFEIIGNDPKLNRAIEKAIQVAPTDITVLVIGESGVGKESIPKIIHSLSHRKHGKYIAVNCGAIPEGTIDSELFGHEKGAFTGATGTREGYFEVANGGTIFLDEVGELPLTTQVRLLRVLENGEFIKVGSSQVQKTNVRIVAATNVNLFDAIEKGKFREDLYYRLSTVDIMLPALRERKDDIHLLFRKFASDFAHKYKMPPLKLDERAVDLLQKFRWSGNIRQLRNVAEQVSVLETNRDISASILQSYLPSEGSNLPSVIKAGKPESDFSTEREILYKVLFDMKSDLNDLKKLTMELMKNGTSKVQETNPNLIRKIYGNDNSENNFDFDEPQEHSLSMLPVITKPQQEHFKNEREDNYLFAETVEEEETLRLEQKEIEMIKKSLEKNKGKRKAAADELGISERTLYRKIKQFDL; encoded by the coding sequence ATGGAATCCGTACAAGCCATAAAACAAAAGTTTGAAATCATCGGTAACGACCCAAAACTGAACCGCGCAATTGAAAAAGCGATTCAGGTGGCGCCTACTGATATCACCGTTCTCGTAATCGGTGAAAGTGGCGTTGGGAAAGAAAGCATCCCGAAAATCATCCACTCGCTCTCACACCGCAAGCACGGTAAATATATCGCGGTGAACTGCGGCGCCATACCTGAAGGAACGATTGACAGCGAACTGTTCGGACATGAGAAAGGGGCGTTTACCGGAGCAACAGGAACCCGTGAAGGATATTTTGAAGTGGCAAACGGAGGAACCATTTTCCTTGATGAAGTAGGAGAGCTCCCGTTGACTACACAGGTCCGTTTGCTGCGCGTACTTGAAAATGGTGAGTTTATCAAGGTAGGATCGTCACAGGTACAGAAAACCAATGTGCGCATCGTGGCGGCGACCAACGTGAATTTGTTCGACGCGATCGAAAAGGGAAAATTCCGCGAGGACCTGTATTACAGGCTGAGTACCGTAGACATCATGCTTCCGGCACTGCGCGAACGCAAGGATGACATCCATTTGCTGTTCAGGAAATTCGCCTCGGATTTTGCGCACAAATATAAGATGCCTCCGTTAAAACTCGACGAACGGGCGGTCGACCTGCTGCAGAAATTCCGCTGGAGCGGCAACATTCGCCAGTTGCGCAACGTTGCCGAACAGGTGTCGGTGCTCGAAACCAACCGCGATATTTCAGCATCCATCCTGCAGTCGTATCTCCCGTCGGAAGGCAGTAACCTACCATCGGTCATCAAGGCCGGAAAACCGGAAAGTGATTTCAGTACCGAAAGGGAAATATTGTACAAGGTGCTTTTTGACATGAAAAGCGACCTGAATGACCTCAAGAAGCTCACAATGGAGTTGATGAAAAACGGCACTTCTAAAGTACAGGAAACCAATCCGAACCTGATCCGTAAAATTTACGGCAATGACAATAGTGAAAACAATTTTGATTTTGATGAGCCGCAGGAACACAGCCTTTCCATGCTGCCGGTAATTACCAAGCCGCAGCAGGAACATTTCAAAAATGAGCGCGAGGACAATTACCTGTTTGCCGAAACAGTCGAAGAGGAAGAGACGCTGCGCCTCGAGCAAAAAGAAATTGAGATGATCAAGAAGTCGTTGGAAAAAAATAAGGGAAAAAGAAAGGCTGCTGCGGATGAGCTGGGCATTTCCGAAAGGACACTCTACCGCAAAATCAAGCAGTTTGATTTATAG
- the groL gene encoding chaperonin GroEL (60 kDa chaperone family; promotes refolding of misfolded polypeptides especially under stressful conditions; forms two stacked rings of heptamers to form a barrel-shaped 14mer; ends can be capped by GroES; misfolded proteins enter the barrel where they are refolded when GroES binds), with amino-acid sequence MAKDIKFDIEARDGLKRGVDALANAVKVTLGPKGRNVIIGKSFGAPNVTKDGVTVAKEIELKDPLENMGAQMVKEVASKTNDLAGDGTTTATVLAQAIVKEGLKNVAAGANPMDLKRGIDKAVESIVGDLAKQAKVVGSDSEKIKQIASISANNDEIIGELIATAFAKVGKEGVITVEEAKGTDTYVDVVEGMQFDRGYLSPYFVTNPEKMEAELENPYILLYDKKVSSLKELLPVLEPVAQSGKPLLIIAEDVDGEALSTLVVNKLRGALKIAAVKAPGFGDRRKAMLDDIAILTGGTVISEEKGYTLENATLDMLGTAKRVSIDKDNTTIVSGAGDAELIKNRVNQIKIQMETTTSDYDREKLQERLAKLAGGVAVLYVGAASEVEMKEKKDRVDDALHATRAAVEEGIVAGGGVALLRAKAVLKDVKADNADEATGIQIVSRAVEAPLRTIVENAGLEGSVVVAKVADGSGDFGYNAKTDEYVDMLKAGIIDPKKVTRVALENAASVAGMILTTECALVDIKEENAGAGMPMGGGMPGMM; translated from the coding sequence ATGGCAAAAGATATTAAATTCGACATTGAAGCGCGCGACGGACTCAAGCGCGGCGTTGACGCATTGGCTAATGCAGTAAAAGTGACACTGGGCCCTAAAGGACGTAATGTCATTATCGGGAAATCATTCGGCGCACCAAACGTAACCAAAGACGGTGTGACCGTAGCCAAAGAAATTGAATTGAAAGACCCGTTGGAAAACATGGGCGCACAAATGGTAAAGGAAGTGGCTTCAAAAACCAATGACCTGGCTGGAGACGGCACCACGACCGCGACCGTTCTGGCGCAGGCCATTGTAAAGGAAGGCTTGAAAAACGTAGCCGCCGGTGCCAATCCGATGGATCTGAAACGAGGCATTGACAAAGCGGTGGAATCGATTGTAGGCGACCTGGCCAAACAAGCAAAAGTGGTTGGCAGCGACTCTGAAAAAATCAAGCAGATCGCGTCAATTTCTGCCAATAATGACGAGATCATCGGTGAGCTCATTGCTACGGCTTTCGCCAAAGTAGGAAAAGAAGGCGTCATTACCGTCGAAGAGGCCAAAGGAACCGATACGTATGTAGACGTTGTGGAAGGCATGCAATTTGACCGCGGCTACCTTTCTCCATACTTTGTAACGAATCCTGAGAAAATGGAAGCCGAACTGGAAAACCCATACATCCTCCTTTACGATAAAAAAGTATCTTCACTGAAGGAGTTGCTGCCGGTATTAGAACCTGTGGCACAATCAGGAAAGCCTTTATTGATCATTGCCGAAGATGTTGACGGGGAAGCCTTATCTACGCTTGTGGTGAACAAACTCCGTGGCGCACTGAAAATTGCAGCGGTAAAGGCACCGGGATTCGGGGACAGGAGAAAAGCCATGCTTGACGACATCGCGATCCTGACAGGCGGCACGGTTATTTCTGAAGAGAAAGGTTACACGCTTGAAAATGCTACGCTGGATATGCTTGGAACAGCAAAAAGGGTCAGCATTGACAAGGACAATACCACTATCGTAAGCGGTGCCGGTGATGCGGAGCTCATTAAGAACCGTGTAAACCAAATCAAGATCCAGATGGAAACCACCACATCCGACTATGACCGCGAGAAGTTGCAGGAACGTCTGGCCAAACTCGCAGGCGGCGTGGCTGTTCTTTACGTTGGTGCGGCTTCGGAAGTGGAAATGAAAGAGAAAAAAGACCGTGTTGACGATGCGTTGCACGCGACCCGTGCCGCCGTAGAGGAAGGCATTGTTGCCGGTGGTGGCGTGGCGTTGCTCAGGGCGAAGGCGGTACTTAAGGATGTTAAAGCGGACAATGCCGATGAAGCGACCGGAATCCAGATCGTGTCCCGTGCCGTGGAAGCGCCTTTGAGGACTATCGTGGAAAATGCAGGTCTTGAAGGATCGGTTGTTGTGGCGAAAGTCGCGGATGGTTCCGGAGATTTCGGCTACAATGCCAAAACCGATGAGTATGTAGACATGCTCAAAGCCGGTATCATCGACCCTAAGAAAGTGACCCGTGTCGCGCTCGAAAATGCCGCTTCTGTTGCAGGAATGATCCTGACTACCGAATGTGCATTGGTCGACATCAAAGAAGAAAATGCCGGCGCCGGAATGCCAATGGGCGGCGGAATGCCGGGCATGATGTAA
- a CDS encoding tetratricopeptide repeat protein — translation MNVSDYTYILNKPDAVNDRHTFALERIIHEFPYLQSARALHLKGLYNQDSFRYNQQLKVTAAYTTDRSVLFDFITSGDFKTLQQQFFAEKEAMIREITVNESEWVRWETELEAAIDPLERSILHSIKEASPETSQTSPTVEEKLQIGRPLDFSGEKHSFSEWLQLASVKPIERETPHITQDDNEEKKKKLALIDRFIEANPKIAPVRNSEPITLATARGTEDTGSLMTETLAKVYLEQKKYNKAIQAYEILILKYPEKSSLFADRISDIRILQQNNN, via the coding sequence ATGAACGTTTCCGACTACACCTATATATTGAACAAACCCGATGCCGTTAACGACCGGCATACGTTCGCGTTGGAACGCATCATCCATGAATTTCCATATTTACAGAGCGCCCGGGCATTACACCTCAAGGGACTTTACAACCAGGACAGCTTCAGGTACAACCAGCAGTTAAAGGTAACGGCAGCCTACACGACTGACCGCAGTGTGCTGTTCGACTTTATCACCTCAGGCGATTTCAAGACATTGCAGCAGCAGTTTTTTGCCGAGAAAGAAGCGATGATCCGTGAGATCACGGTCAATGAAAGCGAGTGGGTGCGCTGGGAAACGGAATTGGAAGCCGCAATTGATCCGTTGGAGCGTTCAATCTTACATTCCATTAAGGAAGCGTCACCCGAAACCTCCCAAACCAGTCCGACTGTCGAGGAGAAGCTGCAAATCGGCAGGCCACTGGACTTTTCCGGCGAAAAACATTCCTTCAGCGAATGGCTGCAACTGGCTTCAGTCAAGCCGATTGAGCGGGAAACTCCGCACATAACCCAGGACGACAACGAGGAAAAAAAGAAAAAACTCGCCCTGATCGACCGGTTTATTGAGGCCAATCCGAAAATTGCCCCTGTGCGTAACAGCGAGCCTATAACATTGGCCACCGCACGTGGCACTGAAGATACGGGTTCGCTGATGACCGAGACCCTTGCCAAGGTGTATCTTGAGCAGAAGAAATATAATAAGGCGATTCAGGCGTATGAAATTTTAATTTTGAAATATCCGGAAAAAAGTAGTTTATTTGCAGACCGAATTTCGGACATCAGGATTTTACAACAGAATAACAATTAA
- a CDS encoding LptE family protein: MKKILLLTVLVLTALMAGSCGAYNFTGAKPIDAKTFQVNYFQNNADLVQPGIERTFTQQLQELIQNQTNLSLTNSGADLVYEGEITDFRVSPMQATADQRAAQNRLTITVNVRFTNKNKEDESFEKPFSFFFDYGGSEQLVGAQLTEAVNAIYERITQDVFNASLAKW, encoded by the coding sequence ATGAAAAAAATACTTCTACTAACGGTGCTGGTGTTGACCGCTTTGATGGCGGGCAGCTGCGGTGCCTACAACTTTACCGGCGCCAAGCCGATTGACGCCAAGACCTTTCAGGTGAATTACTTCCAGAATAACGCCGACCTGGTGCAGCCGGGTATCGAGCGCACCTTTACGCAACAATTGCAGGAATTAATCCAGAACCAGACGAACCTGAGCCTTACCAATTCCGGTGCCGACCTCGTGTATGAAGGCGAAATCACTGACTTCCGCGTGTCGCCGATGCAGGCCACTGCTGATCAGCGTGCGGCGCAAAACAGGCTCACCATCACCGTCAACGTGCGGTTTACCAATAAAAACAAGGAAGATGAAAGCTTTGAAAAACCTTTTTCGTTTTTCTTCGACTACGGTGGATCAGAGCAACTGGTGGGCGCCCAGCTCACCGAAGCAGTCAACGCGATCTATGAGCGTATCACCCAGGACGTCTTCAATGCGTCATTGGCAAAATGGTAA
- a CDS encoding co-chaperone GroES, protein MALNIKPLSDRVLIEPVAAETQTASGIFIPDTAKEKPQKGTVVAVGNGTLEHAMTVKVGDTVLYGKYAGTELKFEGKDYLIMREDDILAII, encoded by the coding sequence ATGGCTTTAAACATTAAACCACTTTCCGATCGTGTACTGATCGAGCCTGTAGCCGCTGAAACGCAAACGGCTTCAGGGATTTTTATTCCGGATACGGCGAAGGAAAAACCGCAAAAAGGAACGGTAGTCGCCGTAGGTAACGGTACTTTGGAACACGCTATGACCGTTAAGGTTGGCGACACGGTATTGTACGGGAAATACGCCGGCACCGAACTCAAATTCGAAGGAAAAGACTACCTGATCATGCGCGAAGACGACATCCTGGCAATCATCTAA
- the miaB gene encoding tRNA (N6-isopentenyl adenosine(37)-C2)-methylthiotransferase MiaB translates to MEKIIEESKQGESLVLEQKSGNTKKLFIESYGCAMNFSDSEVVASILLENGFNTTQILEEADLVLVNTCSIRDKAEQTVRKRLEKYNAVKRRQNPKMKVGVLGCMAERLKSQFLEEEKIVDLVVGPDAYKDLPNLLKEVEAGNDAINVILSKEETYGDISPVRLMSNGVTAFVSITRGCDNMCTFCVVPFTRGRERSREPQSIMSEIADLWQKGYKEITLLGQNVDSYLWYGGGLKKDFEKASDMQKATAVGFDQLLEMVAVAFPKLRIRFSTSNPQDMHEAVLHVIAKYPNICKHIHLPVQSGSDRILKEMNRLHTRAEYLTLIDNIKRIIPDCSITQDMIAGFPTETEQDHQDTLDLMEAVKYGFGYMYAYSERPGTLAGRKMEDDVPEEVKLRRLQEIVALQREHSAFRTNEFLGQTVEVLIEKESKKSPNDWSGRNSQSIMVVFPKAHYKMGDFVNVVITDCTSGTLIGTAIGYSDMNQREEI, encoded by the coding sequence ATGGAAAAGATTATTGAAGAAAGCAAACAGGGCGAAAGCCTCGTATTGGAACAAAAGTCGGGGAATACCAAAAAGCTTTTTATCGAAAGCTACGGCTGTGCGATGAATTTTTCGGACAGCGAAGTCGTTGCCTCAATCCTTCTGGAAAATGGTTTCAATACCACGCAGATCCTTGAAGAAGCCGACCTGGTGCTCGTCAATACCTGCTCCATCCGCGACAAGGCGGAGCAAACCGTACGCAAACGTCTCGAAAAATACAATGCCGTAAAGCGCCGCCAAAACCCGAAGATGAAAGTCGGCGTGTTGGGCTGCATGGCCGAAAGGCTCAAAAGCCAGTTCCTTGAAGAAGAAAAAATTGTCGACCTCGTCGTCGGGCCCGATGCTTATAAAGATTTACCGAATTTATTAAAGGAAGTCGAGGCGGGAAACGACGCCATAAACGTCATTCTTTCCAAAGAAGAAACGTATGGTGACATCTCACCGGTGAGGCTGATGAGCAACGGAGTCACCGCTTTCGTATCGATCACACGAGGCTGCGATAACATGTGTACGTTCTGCGTAGTACCTTTCACAAGGGGCCGCGAACGCAGCCGCGAACCACAGAGCATCATGTCTGAAATTGCCGACCTTTGGCAGAAAGGCTACAAGGAAATCACACTATTAGGCCAGAATGTCGACAGCTACTTATGGTATGGCGGCGGACTGAAAAAGGATTTTGAAAAGGCTTCTGACATGCAGAAGGCCACTGCCGTAGGTTTTGACCAATTGCTCGAGATGGTGGCTGTCGCGTTCCCGAAACTGCGCATCCGCTTTTCCACCTCCAACCCACAGGACATGCATGAGGCCGTTTTGCACGTGATCGCAAAATACCCGAACATCTGCAAGCACATCCACCTGCCGGTACAATCGGGCAGCGACAGGATCCTGAAGGAAATGAATCGATTGCACACGCGTGCCGAGTACCTGACGCTGATTGACAATATCAAAAGGATTATCCCCGATTGCAGCATTACCCAGGATATGATTGCAGGTTTTCCGACTGAAACCGAACAGGACCACCAGGATACATTAGATCTTATGGAAGCTGTGAAATATGGTTTCGGTTATATGTACGCCTATTCCGAAAGGCCCGGAACTTTGGCCGGCCGAAAGATGGAAGACGATGTGCCCGAGGAAGTGAAACTGCGCCGCCTCCAGGAGATTGTTGCGCTGCAACGCGAACACAGCGCCTTCCGTACCAATGAATTTTTAGGACAAACAGTCGAAGTACTGATTGAAAAAGAATCCAAAAAATCACCCAATGACTGGTCAGGACGAAATTCGCAAAGCATCATGGTCGTATTTCCAAAGGCGCATTACAAAATGGGCGACTTCGTAAATGTGGTCATCACCGATTGTACGAGCGGCACGCTGATCGGCACGGCTATTGGCTACAGCGACATGAACCAAAGGGAAGAAATATAA
- the topA gene encoding type I DNA topoisomerase, translating to MAKNLVIVESPAKAKTIEKFLGADFQVESSYGHIADLPSKEIGVDVENGFKPRYEVSPDKKALVSKLKTLSKNAEMVWLASDEDREGEAISWHLAEELKLDSKKTKRIVFHEITKSAILKAIDNPREIDYNLVNAQQARRVLDRLVGYELSPVLWRKVKGGLSAGRVQSVAVRLIVEREREIQDFKSVATYSVTAEFINEAGKSFKAKLPKNFGTKKEAEDFLNKNAGSLYKVSDLETKPTRKSPAAPFTTSTLQQEAARKLYLPVGITMQLAQRLYEAGLITYMRTDSVNLSQEAMGAAKAEIIASYGEQFSKPRTFANKSKGAQEAHEAIRPTDMSRHTVNIDRDQARLYELIWKRTLASQMSDAELERTNVKIEANNHGELFTATGEVLLFEGFLKVYLEGHDDDEEEQEGMLPALKVGERLQNSYITATERYSRPAARYTEASLVKKLEELGIGRPSTYAPTISTIINRNYVEKGNLEGQERAYTQLTLASGTISEKQLRENTGSDKGKLVPTDIGMIVTDFLVKNFENILDYNFTAKVEQDFDEIAEGNVNWAKMMQEFYSHFHPNVKEVEANAERESGERILGTDPKTGRQVSVRLGKFGPMAQIGEPEDDDKLFASLRADQNIGSISLEEALNLFLLPKQLGTYQGEEVEVNNGRFGPYVRFGKVFISLPKGEDPLDVTMERAQEIIDEKSKADAPIAHYKNEPVQKGVGRFGPFIKWSGLFINVSKKYNFDHLSQSDIETLIEEKLQKDIDKVLQTWPEEGIVIEKARWGRSVITKGKIKIELSKDVDASKLTLVQVQEMIEKKTPKKAAKKTATKTAAKKPAAKKAVAKKK from the coding sequence ATGGCAAAGAATTTAGTGATCGTGGAGTCGCCTGCTAAGGCAAAAACAATAGAGAAATTCCTTGGTGCCGACTTCCAGGTGGAGTCGAGTTACGGCCATATTGCCGATCTTCCTTCCAAAGAAATCGGGGTTGATGTAGAGAACGGCTTCAAGCCTAGGTATGAGGTCTCGCCCGATAAGAAAGCTTTGGTAAGCAAACTCAAAACCCTGTCAAAGAATGCTGAAATGGTCTGGCTCGCTTCCGATGAGGACCGTGAAGGGGAAGCCATTTCGTGGCACCTTGCAGAAGAACTGAAACTCGACAGCAAGAAGACAAAAAGGATCGTTTTTCATGAAATTACCAAGTCGGCCATCCTGAAAGCCATCGACAATCCACGTGAAATAGACTATAATCTTGTCAATGCACAACAGGCACGCCGTGTGTTGGACCGTCTTGTAGGATATGAATTGTCACCGGTGTTGTGGCGTAAAGTCAAAGGCGGATTATCAGCCGGCCGCGTGCAATCTGTAGCGGTTCGTTTGATTGTCGAAAGGGAGCGCGAGATCCAGGACTTTAAATCAGTAGCCACGTATTCTGTCACGGCAGAATTCATCAACGAAGCCGGAAAATCGTTTAAGGCAAAGCTTCCGAAAAACTTTGGTACTAAAAAAGAAGCTGAGGATTTCCTCAATAAGAACGCAGGATCATTATATAAGGTTTCGGACCTGGAAACCAAGCCCACAAGGAAATCGCCCGCGGCACCATTCACCACATCGACTTTGCAGCAGGAAGCTGCCAGGAAATTATACCTTCCGGTAGGCATCACGATGCAGTTGGCGCAAAGGCTGTATGAAGCCGGATTGATCACTTATATGAGGACCGACAGCGTGAACCTTTCGCAGGAAGCCATGGGTGCCGCCAAGGCAGAAATTATCGCTTCGTACGGAGAGCAATTTTCAAAGCCGCGTACGTTTGCAAACAAGAGCAAAGGCGCGCAGGAAGCGCACGAAGCCATTCGCCCGACGGACATGTCAAGGCATACCGTCAATATCGACCGCGATCAGGCAAGGCTTTACGAGCTGATCTGGAAACGGACGCTCGCCTCGCAAATGAGCGACGCGGAACTGGAACGTACCAATGTCAAGATTGAAGCCAACAACCACGGCGAATTGTTTACGGCTACGGGTGAAGTCCTGTTATTCGAAGGCTTTCTCAAGGTGTATCTCGAAGGCCATGATGACGATGAGGAGGAACAGGAGGGAATGCTGCCCGCACTGAAAGTCGGTGAGCGGTTGCAAAACTCCTACATCACTGCAACCGAAAGATATTCAAGACCGGCCGCACGGTATACGGAAGCTTCGCTGGTTAAGAAATTAGAGGAACTTGGTATCGGAAGGCCGTCGACGTACGCCCCGACGATTTCGACGATCATCAATAGGAATTATGTCGAGAAAGGAAACCTTGAAGGGCAGGAACGCGCCTATACACAGCTGACCCTGGCTTCCGGGACAATTTCGGAAAAACAGCTCAGGGAAAATACCGGTTCTGATAAGGGCAAGCTCGTCCCGACTGACATTGGGATGATTGTGACCGACTTTCTGGTCAAGAATTTTGAGAATATTTTAGATTATAATTTTACCGCCAAAGTTGAGCAGGATTTTGACGAAATCGCCGAAGGAAATGTCAATTGGGCGAAAATGATGCAGGAGTTCTACAGCCATTTTCATCCGAATGTGAAGGAAGTCGAAGCCAATGCGGAACGCGAAAGCGGCGAGCGCATCCTGGGCACAGACCCTAAAACGGGCAGGCAGGTGAGCGTGCGGCTTGGGAAATTCGGACCGATGGCGCAAATCGGCGAGCCTGAAGACGATGATAAGTTGTTTGCCAGCCTGCGGGCAGACCAGAACATCGGCAGCATCAGCCTGGAAGAAGCGTTAAACTTGTTTTTGCTTCCAAAGCAACTCGGTACCTATCAGGGAGAGGAAGTGGAAGTGAACAATGGTCGTTTCGGGCCGTACGTGCGATTTGGGAAGGTGTTTATTTCGTTGCCCAAAGGGGAAGATCCGCTCGATGTAACCATGGAGCGCGCACAGGAAATCATCGATGAGAAATCAAAAGCCGATGCACCGATAGCACATTATAAAAATGAACCCGTACAGAAAGGGGTGGGACGTTTCGGACCGTTTATCAAATGGAGCGGGCTGTTCATCAACGTGAGTAAAAAATACAATTTTGACCACCTTTCGCAATCGGATATCGAAACCTTGATTGAGGAAAAACTACAGAAAGACATCGACAAGGTGCTTCAAACCTGGCCAGAAGAGGGAATCGTGATTGAAAAGGCACGCTGGGGACGCTCGGTCATTACCAAAGGAAAAATAAAGATCGAACTGAGCAAGGATGTAGATGCTTCAAAACTGACATTGGTCCAGGTTCAGGAAATGATTGAAAAGAAAACACCTAAAAAGGCAGCGAAAAAAACTGCGACGAAAACCGCAGCGAAAAAACCGGCGGCTAAGAAGGCAGTAGCTAAAAAGAAATAA
- the gldK gene encoding gliding motility lipoprotein GldK: MKKFIAFAALSSLLFSCGSSDKGELVGVKGKKWHPEKPYGMSLVPGGAFIMGKSDDDLANIGDAPTKTVTVRSFYMDETEITNSEYRQFVEWVKDSTIRVRLAILADEVGGGAPAAGGTGGKKSGKAGGSINDYAFNDADPAKMTPYDKYMYENYYSVSDGEDMYAGRRLNRKIKLQTNTAKYPDEYYTEVMDSMYIPVAESYNGLRTIDVSKLKFRYSWMDIQAAAKAKKGKRSKFIKTEQEPIYPDTTAWIKDFAYSYNEPMHNDYFWHQAYSEYPVVGVSWKQAKAFCAWRTLNKNTYIKSKKKHHDLVNSFRLPTEAEWEYAARGGLESATYPWGGPYAKSDRGCFLANFKPNRGDYAADGALYTVEAKSYDPNGYNLYNMAGNVSEWTDSSYDPGAYEYVSTMNPNVPDTKNQRKVVRGGSWKDVSYYLQVSTRDFEYADTARSYIGFRTVQDYMGLQVTGNAPKN, translated from the coding sequence ATGAAGAAGTTCATTGCATTTGCAGCATTATCATCATTACTGTTCAGCTGTGGTTCAAGCGATAAAGGAGAACTTGTTGGAGTGAAAGGAAAGAAATGGCATCCGGAAAAACCTTACGGAATGTCATTGGTTCCGGGAGGCGCTTTTATCATGGGTAAATCAGATGATGATTTGGCTAATATAGGTGATGCTCCGACGAAAACAGTTACAGTACGTTCATTCTACATGGATGAGACGGAAATTACCAATAGCGAGTACCGTCAGTTTGTGGAGTGGGTAAAAGACTCTACAATCAGGGTTCGTCTGGCTATTTTAGCTGATGAAGTGGGTGGTGGAGCGCCTGCTGCCGGTGGCACGGGTGGTAAAAAGAGCGGCAAAGCGGGTGGAAGCATTAATGACTATGCGTTTAACGATGCTGATCCGGCAAAAATGACTCCTTATGACAAGTATATGTATGAAAACTACTACAGTGTAAGCGATGGTGAGGACATGTATGCAGGAAGGAGACTGAACAGGAAAATCAAGCTTCAGACCAACACCGCTAAGTATCCTGATGAGTATTATACTGAAGTAATGGACTCAATGTACATTCCTGTAGCTGAGTCTTATAACGGTTTGAGGACTATTGACGTGTCTAAATTAAAATTCCGCTATTCCTGGATGGATATCCAGGCGGCTGCCAAAGCTAAAAAAGGAAAGAGAAGTAAATTTATCAAAACAGAGCAGGAGCCTATTTATCCTGATACTACAGCGTGGATTAAGGATTTTGCCTATTCGTATAATGAGCCTATGCACAACGATTATTTCTGGCACCAGGCTTACAGTGAATACCCTGTAGTGGGAGTGAGCTGGAAGCAGGCAAAAGCATTCTGTGCATGGAGGACATTGAACAAGAACACTTATATTAAATCCAAAAAGAAACACCATGACCTCGTGAATTCATTCCGTCTTCCTACGGAGGCTGAATGGGAGTATGCTGCACGTGGCGGTCTCGAGTCTGCGACTTATCCATGGGGAGGTCCTTACGCTAAAAGTGACAGGGGATGTTTCCTGGCTAACTTTAAGCCTAACAGAGGTGACTATGCTGCAGATGGTGCATTGTATACCGTAGAAGCGAAATCCTACGATCCGAATGGTTACAATCTTTACAATATGGCCGGTAACGTGTCTGAATGGACGGATTCCTCTTATGATCCGGGAGCTTACGAATATGTGTCTACGATGAACCCGAATGTTCCTGACACTAAAAACCAACGCAAAGTAGTGCGTGGCGGTTCGTGGAAAGATGTTTCTTACTACCTCCAGGTAAGTACGCGTGATTTTGAATATGCTGATACTGCAAGAAGCTACATCGGATTCAGGACTGTACAGGATTACATGGGCCTACAGGTGACAGGTAACGCCCCAAAAAATTAA
- the secG gene encoding preprotein translocase subunit SecG: MIIVFLALIAIVCFLLIIVIMVQNPKGGGLSSSLGGSQQLGGVQKTTDFLDKSTWTLAGILVMLILLSGMKFSDDTVAAPPIAPVEAAKPAAPAATPAKPTDAATPAAAPAEAPATEKK, encoded by the coding sequence ATGATTATAGTTTTTTTAGCGCTGATCGCCATAGTGTGTTTCCTATTGATCATCGTGATTATGGTACAAAACCCCAAAGGAGGCGGCCTGTCGTCATCATTAGGTGGATCACAGCAATTGGGCGGTGTACAGAAAACAACCGATTTCCTTGATAAAAGTACCTGGACGCTGGCCGGGATTTTAGTAATGCTGATTCTTCTTTCAGGAATGAAATTCAGTGATGATACCGTAGCAGCACCACCGATCGCACCTGTTGAAGCCGCAAAACCTGCCGCTCCTGCCGCAACGCCTGCAAAACCGACAGACGCTGCGACGCCTGCAGCCGCACCTGCTGAAGCACCGGCAACAGAGAAAAAATAA